One Gimesia aquarii DNA segment encodes these proteins:
- a CDS encoding putative metallopeptidase, translating into MSTKKPFNFSHAMFDLCRDIAQRMPEFQHIDMDRVAVAFAQARRNVPYGMQAKLTPLRFEKGALHTTRYGRKWTAQRVYQDQEEMLYILTFYLPRFLNHSFQEKLITVVHELYHISPAFDGDIRRLEGHYHVHSHSQKEYDEQMAVFVDQYLKQKPPAELFSFLKCRFSTLQKRHGGVVGLQIPIPKLIPIDDSQTA; encoded by the coding sequence ATGTCAACGAAAAAACCTTTTAATTTTAGTCATGCCATGTTTGACCTGTGCCGTGATATTGCACAGCGGATGCCCGAGTTTCAGCATATTGACATGGACCGGGTTGCAGTAGCATTCGCTCAAGCACGCCGCAATGTGCCCTATGGAATGCAGGCTAAGTTAACCCCCCTGCGTTTCGAAAAGGGAGCGCTTCATACGACTCGATACGGTCGCAAGTGGACGGCGCAACGAGTTTACCAGGATCAAGAGGAAATGCTGTATATCCTGACGTTTTACCTGCCTCGCTTCTTGAACCATTCCTTCCAGGAAAAATTGATCACCGTTGTGCATGAACTGTACCATATCAGTCCTGCGTTTGATGGTGATATTCGCCGTTTGGAAGGCCACTATCACGTGCACTCACATAGTCAAAAAGAGTACGATGAGCAGATGGCGGTTTTTGTAGACCAGTATTTGAAACAGAAGCCTCCTGCAGAGCTCTTCTCATTTTTGAAATGTCGTTTTTCAACTCTACAAAAAAGACATGGTGGTGTCGTGGGATTGCAAATCCCCATTCCCAAACTGATTCCTATCGACGATTCACAAACCGCTTGA